The Pseudomonas sp. G2-4 genome window below encodes:
- a CDS encoding serine/threonine-protein kinase has product MSLTLNIVIPGYDIEGPIGEGAMASVYLATQRSLERKVALKVMAAALAADPTFCERFLREGKTLARLSHPHTVTIHDIGNVGELYYMAMEYLPNGTLKERIAAGLTPEQGLTYIRQIASALGYAHGLGLVHRDVKPANILFRADGTAVLSDFGIAKSLDDRTQFTQAGFAVGTPSYMSPEQARGQDIDGRADLYALGVVLYEILVGKLPYTGNDALSTALAHLTEPLPELPVHHGRYQDVLRKLLAKDPAERFPDAAALLRALDNLPQESEATLIRPLPLPVSKPASDDLAGLTPMSIDIPTGPAPTSPPPKPLAPEVKPTRQPSVSEQHKGPVFALAAVAVAVALALGGAGYWWLSGDAEPETKPPIASTSSVKTPPVSGPKTPEVPAKPPVAPPVKPPVATEADGGQRPLLMAGKKTLFQRVLSKPGAKLADEPGAAPGKALPAFSVLYVYQRKDLDGSSWVRVGAATDGRSDGWLPAAQVSDWKQSLVLKFTERSGRAPVMFLRQPGEVEKLLANPSAAKNVLLKAQQNPTSDQQVLALEPAASAVPQNQFYLLPIFDSRESIDENGQPVQLLNVASIDPGTTPRTTTNTPITTANADAFRTAVVLVVDTTVSMQPYIDQVRDVVHQLQTRIAERGELDSVSFGMVGFRSSTQKTPGLEYVAKTLISLEQGRDPQRFMDLARQVKASTVSSHSFNEDAFAGVMEAVEGMDWSGYGGRLILLVTDAGALRKNDPFAATQMNEAEVRQAALGKQIKIYALHLLSDAGKKTHAGAQSQYRILTADANPQIGDLYIPVPGADVRKFGERVDEIGSVFADLVHQVRSNKPQAVPLLSAAPSLADKSAAVGYAMHMDFLGRKSASQAPQLVSAWTADRDLTNPALPAFQVCVMLTKLQLNDLQQSLKLIVDAARKTQSSPKDFFQEIASASAYMSRDPSALRKGGNLADGGILGEYLEGLPYRSKSLNMTQDLWLSLSVAEQEDFIDELDSKIRLYETFHNDLANWVRFGDAEPGDALYRVPLSTLP; this is encoded by the coding sequence ATGAGCTTGACCCTGAACATTGTCATCCCGGGCTACGACATTGAAGGGCCGATCGGTGAAGGCGCGATGGCCAGTGTCTACCTGGCGACCCAGCGCTCCCTGGAGCGCAAGGTGGCGTTGAAAGTCATGGCCGCCGCCCTGGCCGCCGACCCGACGTTCTGCGAGCGTTTCCTGCGCGAAGGCAAGACCCTGGCGCGCTTGTCGCACCCGCACACCGTCACCATCCATGACATCGGCAATGTCGGTGAGCTGTACTACATGGCGATGGAATACCTGCCCAACGGCACGCTCAAGGAACGCATCGCCGCGGGCCTGACGCCGGAGCAGGGCCTGACCTACATCCGCCAGATCGCCTCGGCCCTGGGGTATGCCCATGGGCTGGGCCTGGTGCACCGTGACGTCAAACCGGCCAACATTCTGTTCCGGGCCGACGGCACGGCGGTGCTCTCGGACTTCGGCATCGCCAAGTCCCTGGACGACCGCACCCAGTTCACCCAGGCCGGTTTTGCCGTTGGCACTCCCAGCTACATGAGTCCGGAACAGGCTCGTGGGCAGGACATCGATGGCCGCGCCGACTTGTACGCCCTGGGCGTGGTGCTCTACGAAATCCTCGTCGGCAAACTGCCGTATACCGGCAACGACGCGCTGTCCACGGCCCTGGCCCACCTGACCGAACCGCTGCCGGAATTGCCGGTGCACCATGGTCGTTATCAGGACGTGCTGCGCAAACTGTTGGCCAAGGATCCGGCGGAGCGCTTCCCGGACGCGGCGGCGCTGCTGCGGGCGCTGGATAACCTGCCTCAAGAATCGGAAGCGACGCTGATCCGGCCATTGCCGCTGCCTGTTTCGAAGCCGGCGAGCGATGATTTGGCGGGATTGACGCCGATGTCCATCGACATCCCGACCGGGCCCGCACCGACTTCGCCACCGCCCAAGCCGCTTGCGCCGGAGGTGAAGCCGACGCGGCAGCCCAGCGTCTCGGAGCAACACAAAGGACCGGTGTTCGCGCTGGCCGCCGTTGCGGTGGCCGTGGCGCTGGCCTTGGGTGGCGCGGGTTATTGGTGGTTGTCTGGTGATGCTGAACCAGAGACGAAACCGCCGATTGCCTCGACGTCGTCGGTGAAAACGCCTCCAGTGTCGGGGCCGAAGACTCCTGAAGTACCCGCCAAACCTCCGGTCGCGCCGCCGGTGAAGCCTCCCGTGGCGACCGAGGCTGACGGCGGCCAGCGTCCGCTGCTGATGGCCGGCAAGAAAACCCTGTTCCAGCGGGTGCTCAGCAAACCAGGGGCGAAACTCGCCGATGAACCGGGCGCCGCGCCCGGCAAGGCGCTGCCGGCGTTTTCCGTGCTGTACGTGTATCAGCGCAAAGACCTCGACGGCAGTTCGTGGGTGCGGGTCGGCGCGGCCACCGATGGGCGCAGCGACGGCTGGTTGCCTGCCGCCCAGGTCAGCGACTGGAAGCAAAGCCTGGTGCTCAAGTTCACCGAACGTTCCGGCCGTGCGCCGGTGATGTTCCTGCGCCAGCCCGGCGAAGTGGAGAAGCTGCTGGCCAACCCTTCAGCGGCCAAGAACGTGCTGCTCAAGGCCCAGCAGAACCCGACCAGCGACCAGCAAGTGCTGGCCCTGGAGCCGGCCGCCAGCGCCGTGCCGCAGAACCAGTTCTACTTGCTGCCGATCTTCGATTCCCGCGAGAGCATCGATGAGAACGGCCAGCCGGTGCAGTTGCTCAACGTGGCGTCCATCGACCCTGGCACCACTCCGCGGACCACGACCAACACGCCGATTACCACCGCCAACGCCGACGCATTCCGCACCGCCGTGGTGCTGGTGGTGGACACCACCGTGTCCATGCAGCCCTACATCGACCAGGTGCGCGACGTGGTCCACCAACTGCAAACCCGCATCGCCGAGCGGGGCGAGCTGGACAGCGTCAGTTTCGGCATGGTGGGTTTCCGCAGCAGCACCCAGAAAACCCCGGGCCTGGAATACGTCGCCAAGACCCTGATCAGCCTCGAACAGGGCCGCGACCCGCAACGCTTCATGGACCTGGCGCGGCAGGTCAAGGCGTCCACGGTGTCGAGCCATTCGTTCAACGAAGATGCATTTGCCGGCGTCATGGAAGCCGTCGAAGGCATGGACTGGTCCGGTTACGGCGGACGCTTGATCCTGTTGGTCACCGATGCCGGCGCCCTACGCAAGAACGACCCGTTTGCCGCCACGCAAATGAACGAGGCCGAAGTGCGCCAGGCGGCGCTGGGCAAACAGATCAAGATCTATGCCCTGCACCTGCTCAGCGACGCCGGCAAGAAAACCCACGCCGGTGCCCAGAGCCAGTACCGCATCCTCACCGCCGACGCCAACCCGCAGATCGGTGACTTGTACATCCCGGTGCCGGGCGCCGACGTGCGTAAGTTCGGCGAGCGTGTCGACGAAATCGGTTCGGTGTTCGCCGACCTGGTGCACCAGGTGCGCAGCAACAAACCGCAAGCCGTGCCGCTGCTAAGCGCCGCGCCAAGCCTGGCCGATAAATCGGCGGCCGTCGGCTATGCGATGCACATGGACTTTTTGGGGCGTAAATCCGCCAGCCAGGCGCCGCAACTGGTCAGCGCCTGGACCGCCGACCGCGACCTGACCAACCCGGCGTTGCCGGCATTCCAGGTGTGCGTGATGCTGACCAAGCTGCAACTCAACGACCTGCAGCAATCGCTGAAGCTGATCGTCGACGCGGCCCGCAAGACCCAGAGCTCGCCCAAGGATTTCTTCCAGGAAATCGCCAGCGCCAGTGCCTACATGAGCCGCGACCCGTCGGCGCTGCGCAAGGGTGGCAACCTGGCCGACGGCGGGATTCTCGGTGAGTACCTGGAAGGGCTGCCGTACCGCAGCAAGTCGCTGAACATGACCCAGGATTTGTGGCTGTCGTTGAGCGTGGCCGAGCAGGAAGACTTCATCGACGAGCTGGATTCGAAAATCCGCCTCTACGAAACCTTCCACAACGATCTGGCGAACTGGGTGCGTTTCGGCGATGCCGAGCCGGGTGATGCCTTGTACCGCGTTCCGTTGTCGACGCTGCCGTGA
- a CDS encoding protein phosphatase 2C domain-containing protein, whose protein sequence is MRPSAGKAFKSASKSHVGMVRQVNEDACLDLPENGLWVVADGMGGHAAGDYVSSLIVDSLRSIAVGRSLDEYVAALQSDLLRVNAAVREETANRGVTMMGSTVVVLATRDLRGMCLWAGDSRLYRLRDGVLEGISRDHSYVQDLQDSGLLSEAEARVHPRANIVTRAIGVEAQLNLALVELLLVPGDSYLLCSDGLNKTVEDEEIREVLSHDEPGEIASSLVSLGLMRGAPDNITVVVVKVPS, encoded by the coding sequence ATGCGTCCAAGTGCCGGAAAAGCATTCAAGTCTGCAAGCAAAAGCCACGTCGGCATGGTCCGCCAGGTCAACGAAGACGCTTGCCTGGACCTGCCGGAGAACGGCCTGTGGGTCGTGGCCGATGGCATGGGCGGGCACGCGGCGGGCGACTATGTCAGCAGCCTGATCGTCGACAGCCTGCGCAGCATCGCCGTGGGCCGCTCGCTGGACGAGTACGTCGCGGCGCTGCAAAGCGACCTGCTGCGGGTCAACGCCGCCGTGCGTGAAGAAACCGCCAACCGTGGCGTGACCATGATGGGCAGCACCGTGGTGGTACTGGCCACCCGTGACCTGCGCGGCATGTGCCTGTGGGCCGGTGACAGTCGCCTGTATCGCCTGCGCGATGGCGTACTCGAAGGCATCTCCCGCGATCACAGCTACGTCCAGGATCTGCAGGACAGCGGCTTGCTCAGCGAAGCCGAAGCCCGGGTGCATCCACGGGCCAACATCGTCACCCGGGCCATCGGCGTCGAGGCGCAGTTGAACCTGGCCTTGGTCGAGCTGTTGTTGGTTCCCGGCGACAGCTACCTATTGTGCAGCGACGGATTGAACAAGACCGTTGAAGACGAGGAAATCCGCGAAGTGCTGAGCCACGACGAGCCCGGCGAAATCGCCAGCAGCCTGGTGTCCCTGGGCTTGATGCGCGGCGCGCCGGACAACATCACCGTGGTTGTCGTGAAGGTGCCGTCATGA
- the tagF gene encoding type VI secretion system-associated protein TagF encodes MSTPGFYGKLASRGDFVSRGLPQSFISPWDSWLAAGLLASQTSLGERWLDAYLVSPLWRFMVAPGVCGPDAAVGVVMPSIDRVGRYFPLTVAALLEPDADPASVVGGADEWFERVENLLLSTLNVEASFEAFSAQLETLDSPLTLPRTPSSRFASLHRFDATDPQRRMSALAESACEGASLWWGLGSERIAPGLMRCQGLPAAADFAQFLLGQEGVV; translated from the coding sequence ATGAGTACGCCGGGCTTTTATGGAAAGTTGGCCAGCCGCGGCGATTTCGTCAGCCGTGGCTTGCCCCAGAGCTTCATCAGCCCGTGGGACTCGTGGCTGGCGGCGGGTTTGCTCGCCAGCCAGACCAGCCTTGGCGAGCGTTGGCTGGATGCTTATCTGGTCAGCCCGCTGTGGCGCTTCATGGTCGCGCCCGGCGTGTGTGGGCCGGACGCCGCGGTTGGGGTGGTGATGCCGAGTATCGACCGGGTCGGCCGCTATTTTCCGCTGACCGTCGCGGCGCTGCTGGAGCCCGACGCGGACCCTGCGTCCGTGGTGGGCGGCGCGGACGAATGGTTTGAGCGGGTGGAGAACCTGTTGCTTAGCACATTGAACGTGGAGGCCAGCTTCGAGGCGTTCAGCGCGCAGCTGGAAACCTTGGACAGCCCGCTGACGCTGCCGCGCACCCCAAGCAGCCGTTTTGCCAGCCTGCACCGCTTCGATGCCACCGACCCGCAGCGGCGCATGAGCGCCCTGGCCGAGTCGGCCTGCGAGGGCGCGAGTCTGTGGTGGGGGCTGGGTTCGGAACGCATCGCCCCCGGTTTGATGCGCTGCCAGGGGCTGCCGGCCGCTGCCGATTTTGCCCAATTTTTGCTCGGCCAAGAGGGTGTTGTGTAG
- the tssM gene encoding type VI secretion system membrane subunit TssM, translated as MKAFFSFMTRWVIPLLGLIALSLIIWFVGPLLEWLVPEGRRWALIILVFAVWIAYRVFRIIQARRQAAEVMRSLAAQTPPDPTSIATAEELETLRQRMDEALALLKKAKLGGDERRNLYELPWYVIIGPPGSGKTTALVNSGLHFPLAAQLGAGAVRGVGGTRNCDWWFTDQAVLLDTAGRYTTQDSDATVDKAAWLGFLGLLKKQRARRPIDGAFIAISLSDLLLGSDAERAAHAAAIRLRIQELYTQLGVRFPIYLMLTKLDLVPGFMEFFDTLSKEERAQVWGMTFTLDDGKGNDSPLAHLQSEFTGLEQRLNDRLVERLQQERDPARRDLIYGFPQQFGALKDCLQSFLEGVFKPNAFEERVLLRGVYFTSGTQEGSPIDRLIGSMAQSMNLDRQHLARQTGTGRSYFIEKLFTAVAFAERGLVGVDPKVERRRKWIARGVLASTVAVVLVVGTLWWISYRANQAYITQVDQKVAPLGQTVQNLSPAQRDVLAVLPLLNAVKHLADDAPDWAEGLGLYQGDMLEAESGSVYRKLLIAVFAPRLLTRVEEQLHGGGNSDFLYEGLKAYLMLADTEHYDADFIKAWIALDWDRSLPRDLPAEQRLALSEHLQALFERRPPTARLDPRLIEDLRRQLQQLPVAQRVYDRIKRQKLPEGVPDFRINEAAGRDAALVFSRKSGKPLGEPLSGFFTVKGYRQGFLLTSLSQTGTLAEEQWVLGHEQADQQNVASLAADVRRLYFQDYLRQWDALLADIDFVPITSVAQAADVLRVISGPTSPLKKLLVAVAKETDLQQDERLLAAQAAPEGGGVDKLKERLGSLLGQEQATQNAPQASDDPITAHFAELNSIVNKNEGEPAAIDGLLADMNALYVQVSAMVGASGDALLGEAKNQATAAATRVSLNAERQPPLVQGLVKSVVNSTTNSMMGGVRNQLNAAWTSEVVNIYRQSLAGRYPMSPGSARDATLDDFGQFFGVGGVMDNYFRKYLQPYVDTSTPTWRWQPGAAQKLGIAPGVLQTFQRAATIRDAFFRSGGTQPMVRFELKPVAMDSTITQFLLDLDGQQLSYDHGPSRPTAMQWPNPGSIGVVRISIMPPSASGRSGITLDGPWAWFRLLEQSDLTAGNSPDRFNLRLRVDGASASYELRANSAFNPFRSRVLSGFSLPERL; from the coding sequence GTGAAGGCGTTTTTCAGTTTTATGACCCGCTGGGTCATCCCATTGCTGGGGCTGATCGCCCTGAGCCTAATCATCTGGTTCGTCGGCCCGCTGCTGGAGTGGCTGGTGCCCGAAGGCCGGCGCTGGGCGTTGATCATCCTGGTGTTCGCGGTGTGGATCGCCTACCGGGTGTTTCGCATCATCCAGGCCCGTCGCCAGGCCGCCGAAGTCATGCGCAGCCTGGCCGCGCAAACGCCGCCTGACCCGACCAGCATCGCCACCGCCGAGGAACTCGAAACTCTGCGCCAGCGCATGGACGAAGCCCTGGCCCTGCTCAAGAAAGCCAAGCTGGGCGGTGACGAGCGGCGCAATCTCTATGAACTGCCGTGGTACGTGATCATCGGCCCGCCGGGTTCGGGCAAGACCACCGCGCTGGTCAACTCCGGGCTGCATTTTCCCCTGGCCGCGCAACTGGGCGCCGGTGCGGTACGCGGCGTGGGCGGCACGCGCAATTGCGATTGGTGGTTCACCGATCAGGCCGTCCTGCTCGACACCGCCGGGCGCTACACCACCCAGGACAGCGACGCGACCGTCGACAAGGCCGCGTGGCTGGGCTTCCTTGGTCTGCTGAAAAAACAGCGGGCCCGTCGCCCGATTGACGGTGCCTTCATCGCCATCAGCCTGTCCGACCTGCTGCTGGGCAGCGACGCCGAGCGCGCCGCCCATGCCGCGGCGATCCGGTTGCGGATCCAGGAGTTGTACACCCAGTTGGGCGTGCGCTTTCCGATCTACCTGATGCTCACCAAGCTCGACTTGGTGCCCGGGTTCATGGAGTTTTTCGACACCCTGAGCAAGGAAGAACGCGCCCAGGTCTGGGGCATGACCTTCACCCTGGACGATGGCAAGGGCAACGACAGCCCGCTGGCGCACCTGCAAAGCGAATTCACCGGCCTTGAGCAACGCCTCAATGACCGCCTGGTGGAACGCTTGCAGCAAGAGCGCGACCCGGCGCGGCGCGATCTGATCTATGGCTTCCCGCAGCAGTTCGGCGCGCTGAAAGATTGCCTGCAAAGTTTCCTCGAGGGCGTGTTCAAACCCAACGCCTTCGAAGAGCGCGTGTTGCTGCGTGGCGTGTATTTCACCAGCGGCACTCAGGAAGGCAGCCCGATTGATCGCTTGATCGGCTCCATGGCCCAGAGCATGAACCTGGACCGTCAGCACCTGGCGCGCCAGACCGGCACCGGACGCAGCTACTTCATCGAAAAACTCTTCACCGCCGTGGCCTTTGCCGAGCGTGGGCTGGTGGGCGTAGACCCCAAGGTCGAGCGGCGGCGCAAGTGGATCGCCCGGGGCGTACTGGCCTCCACCGTGGCCGTGGTGCTGGTGGTCGGGACGTTGTGGTGGATCAGCTACCGCGCCAACCAGGCGTACATCACCCAGGTCGATCAAAAGGTCGCACCACTGGGCCAGACCGTGCAGAACCTCAGCCCGGCCCAACGGGATGTACTCGCCGTCTTGCCGCTGCTCAACGCCGTGAAACACCTGGCCGATGACGCCCCCGACTGGGCCGAAGGCCTGGGCCTGTACCAGGGCGACATGCTCGAAGCCGAGTCCGGTAGCGTCTACCGCAAGTTGCTGATCGCCGTGTTCGCGCCACGCTTGCTGACGCGCGTCGAAGAACAACTGCACGGCGGTGGCAATTCGGACTTCCTCTACGAAGGCCTGAAGGCCTACCTGATGCTCGCCGACACCGAGCACTACGATGCCGACTTCATCAAGGCCTGGATCGCCCTCGATTGGGACCGCAGCCTGCCCCGTGACCTGCCGGCCGAGCAACGCCTGGCCTTGAGTGAGCATTTGCAGGCGTTGTTCGAGCGGCGTCCGCCGACCGCGCGCCTGGATCCGCGACTGATCGAAGACCTGCGCCGGCAACTGCAACAATTACCCGTGGCCCAGCGGGTTTATGACCGGATCAAGCGCCAGAAACTGCCCGAGGGCGTACCGGACTTTCGCATCAACGAAGCCGCTGGGCGTGACGCCGCGCTGGTGTTCAGCCGCAAGAGCGGCAAGCCGTTGGGCGAACCCCTGAGTGGCTTCTTCACCGTCAAGGGCTACCGCCAAGGCTTCCTGCTCACCAGCCTGAGCCAGACCGGCACCCTGGCTGAAGAACAATGGGTGCTGGGCCACGAACAGGCCGATCAGCAGAACGTTGCCAGCCTGGCCGCCGATGTTCGCCGCCTGTACTTCCAGGATTATCTGCGCCAATGGGACGCCTTGCTGGCCGATATCGACTTCGTGCCGATCACCAGCGTGGCCCAGGCCGCCGATGTGCTGCGGGTGATTTCCGGGCCGACCTCGCCGTTGAAAAAACTGCTGGTGGCGGTGGCGAAGGAAACCGACCTGCAACAGGACGAACGCCTGCTGGCCGCCCAAGCCGCGCCGGAGGGGGGCGGTGTGGACAAGCTCAAGGAACGCCTGGGCAGCTTGCTCGGCCAGGAGCAGGCGACGCAAAACGCACCGCAGGCCAGCGATGACCCGATCACCGCGCACTTCGCCGAACTCAACAGCATCGTCAATAAAAACGAAGGCGAACCGGCGGCCATTGACGGCCTCTTGGCGGACATGAACGCCCTGTACGTGCAGGTCAGCGCCATGGTCGGTGCCAGCGGCGACGCCTTGCTCGGCGAAGCCAAGAACCAGGCCACCGCCGCTGCCACCCGGGTCAGCCTCAACGCTGAACGCCAGCCGCCGCTGGTGCAGGGCCTGGTCAAGTCGGTGGTCAACTCCACCACCAACAGCATGATGGGCGGGGTGCGCAATCAACTGAACGCCGCCTGGACCAGCGAAGTGGTGAATATCTACCGCCAGTCCCTGGCCGGGCGTTATCCGATGTCGCCGGGCAGTGCGCGGGACGCGACCCTGGATGACTTCGGTCAGTTCTTCGGCGTCGGCGGGGTGATGGACAACTACTTCCGCAAGTACCTGCAACCCTACGTCGACACCTCCACCCCGACCTGGCGCTGGCAGCCGGGCGCTGCGCAGAAGCTCGGCATCGCCCCCGGTGTGCTGCAAACCTTCCAGCGCGCGGCGACCATCCGCGATGCGTTCTTCCGTTCCGGTGGCACCCAACCCATGGTGCGTTTCGAACTCAAGCCGGTGGCGATGGACTCGACCATCACCCAGTTCCTGCTGGATCTGGACGGCCAGCAATTGAGCTACGACCACGGCCCGAGCCGCCCGACCGCCATGCAATGGCCGAACCCGGGCAGCATCGGCGTGGTGCGGATCTCGATCATGCCGCCGTCCGCCAGTGGTCGCTCCGGTATCACCCTGGATGGGCCATGGGCCTGGTTCCGGCTGCTGGAGCAATCGGACCTGACCGCCGGCAACTCGCCAGATCGCTTCAACCTGCGGCTGCGGGTCGATGGCGCCAGCGCTTCTTACGAGCTGCGGGCCAACAGCGCCTTCAACCCGTTCAGGAGCCGGGTGCTCAGCGGCTTCAGCCTGCCGGAGCGGCTATGA
- a CDS encoding DotU family type VI secretion system protein, producing the protein MSNDDRTQFMPTPGGRGGDPFRPDAGRPQPSPAPAPLSMPAAPVLTGKAQGLNPLESAAGPLLALLTRLRSTIAHPAPASLRAQLLAYLRQFEERAEAAGVARNEVLLARYALCTALDEAVLSTPWGGTSDWGKQSLLITVHNEAWGGEKVFQLLEHCLQSPRERLYLLELLYLCMCLGFEGRYRVMNDGRSQLEALRERTSAVIRSARGDYERELSPHWRGVTVARDRLAQFMPPWIAVAIGAALLLALLFGLRMKLASDAEPVFKNIHFLGEIPVQAIDRPVVQPKVIERPRLAGFLADEIRAGRIAVEDAVDRSVVTIRGDELFASGSASIKDDFQPLMLRIADAVRKVKGQVLVTGHSDNRPIATLRFPSNWALSEARARSVLEILSAKTGQPERFSAEGRSDTEPLASNATTEGRARNRRVEITVLAEGVE; encoded by the coding sequence ATGAGCAACGACGATCGTACCCAATTCATGCCGACACCCGGCGGCCGTGGCGGGGATCCTTTCCGCCCGGACGCTGGCCGTCCACAGCCGTCACCGGCGCCTGCGCCGCTGTCAATGCCGGCCGCACCGGTCCTGACCGGTAAAGCCCAAGGCCTCAACCCGTTGGAGAGCGCTGCCGGCCCGCTGCTGGCCTTGCTGACGCGCCTGCGCAGCACCATCGCCCACCCGGCACCCGCCAGTTTGCGCGCGCAACTGCTGGCCTACCTGCGCCAGTTCGAAGAGCGCGCCGAGGCCGCCGGCGTGGCTCGCAATGAAGTGCTGCTGGCTCGCTACGCCTTGTGCACTGCGTTGGACGAAGCCGTGCTGAGCACCCCATGGGGCGGCACCAGCGATTGGGGCAAGCAGAGCCTGTTGATCACCGTGCACAACGAAGCCTGGGGCGGCGAGAAGGTGTTCCAGTTGCTGGAGCATTGCCTGCAAAGTCCGCGGGAACGCCTGTACCTGCTGGAGCTTTTGTACCTGTGCATGTGCCTCGGTTTCGAGGGGCGCTACCGGGTGATGAACGACGGCCGCAGCCAATTGGAAGCGTTGCGCGAGCGCACCAGCGCGGTGATCCGCAGCGCCCGTGGCGACTACGAGCGTGAGCTGTCGCCCCATTGGCGCGGTGTCACCGTAGCCCGGGATCGCCTGGCGCAATTCATGCCGCCGTGGATCGCCGTGGCCATCGGCGCCGCCTTGCTGCTGGCGTTGCTGTTCGGCCTGCGCATGAAACTGGCTTCCGACGCCGAACCGGTGTTCAAGAACATTCATTTCCTGGGTGAAATCCCAGTGCAGGCCATCGACCGTCCCGTGGTGCAGCCGAAGGTGATCGAACGCCCACGCCTGGCCGGTTTCCTGGCCGATGAAATCAGGGCCGGTCGGATTGCCGTGGAAGACGCCGTGGATCGCTCGGTGGTGACCATTCGCGGCGATGAACTGTTCGCCTCCGGCAGCGCCAGCATCAAGGATGATTTCCAGCCGTTGATGCTGCGCATTGCCGATGCGGTGCGCAAGGTCAAGGGCCAGGTGCTGGTGACCGGCCACAGCGACAACCGCCCGATTGCCACCCTCCGGTTTCCGTCCAACTGGGCGTTGTCCGAGGCGCGGGCCAGGTCGGTGCTGGAGATTCTCTCGGCCAAGACCGGCCAGCCCGAGCGCTTCAGTGCCGAAGGCCGCAGCGACACCGAGCCGCTGGCGTCCAACGCCACGACCGAGGGACGTGCGCGCAATCGTCGGGTTGAAATCACAGTATTGGCGGAGGGGGTCGAGTGA
- the tssK gene encoding type VI secretion system baseplate subunit TssK: protein MSWNNRVVWSEGMFIGTQHFQQHDRYLENLIDARSRPLSAGAWGFSELLIDQGLLAQGKLAIISARGLLPDGTPFNIPQDDLAPTPLNVDDNLRDGLVYLALPLKRAGARDTVDEGEDLGAARYVSQVSEVRDDNAPFENRAPVALGSRALRLLTAQDGIGDYAAVGVVRIKEKRADRALVLDDSYIPPLLDVLASKPLAAFRSELLGLLHQRGEALAGRVVASGAGGASEIADFMLLQLVNRAQPLIQHLSQLSPLHPERFYSELVSLAGEFSTFTASGRRPQEYPQYQHDDLALSYAPVMQALREALSMLIDSRATPIPIVEKAYGVHVAMLADKTLLDSASFILVVRADVPAETLRSRFGQQSKVGSVEHIRDLVNLQLPGIGLLPLPVAPRQLPYHAGSTYYELDRGSEHWQQLSNSGGFAFHIAGQFPGLNLAFWAIRG, encoded by the coding sequence ATGTCCTGGAACAATCGCGTGGTCTGGTCGGAAGGCATGTTCATTGGAACGCAGCACTTCCAGCAGCATGACCGTTACCTGGAAAACCTCATCGACGCCCGCAGCCGCCCATTGTCGGCCGGCGCCTGGGGTTTTTCCGAATTGCTGATCGATCAGGGCCTGCTGGCCCAGGGCAAACTGGCGATCATCTCGGCGCGCGGCCTGTTGCCCGACGGCACGCCCTTCAACATTCCCCAGGATGACCTGGCGCCCACACCGCTGAACGTCGATGACAACCTGCGCGATGGCCTGGTGTACCTGGCCTTGCCACTCAAGCGCGCCGGTGCCCGTGACACGGTGGATGAAGGCGAAGACCTGGGCGCTGCGCGCTACGTGAGCCAGGTGAGCGAAGTGCGCGACGACAACGCACCCTTCGAAAACCGTGCGCCGGTCGCCCTGGGGTCCCGGGCGTTGCGCTTGCTGACTGCACAGGATGGTATCGGCGATTACGCCGCCGTCGGTGTGGTACGCATCAAGGAAAAACGCGCTGACCGTGCGTTGGTGCTCGACGACAGCTACATCCCGCCGCTGCTGGATGTGCTCGCCTCCAAACCGTTGGCGGCGTTTCGCAGCGAACTGCTGGGCTTGCTCCATCAACGCGGCGAAGCCCTCGCCGGGCGGGTGGTGGCTTCCGGCGCCGGTGGCGCTTCGGAGATCGCCGATTTCATGCTGCTGCAACTGGTCAACCGCGCCCAGCCGCTGATCCAGCACCTGAGCCAGTTGAGCCCCTTGCACCCCGAGCGTTTCTACAGCGAGCTGGTGAGCCTGGCCGGCGAGTTCTCCACCTTCACCGCTTCCGGGCGACGACCGCAGGAATACCCGCAATACCAACACGATGACCTGGCGCTGAGTTACGCGCCGGTGATGCAAGCCCTGCGCGAAGCCTTGTCGATGTTGATCGACAGCCGCGCCACGCCGATTCCGATTGTCGAGAAAGCCTACGGCGTCCACGTGGCGATGCTGGCCGACAAGACCCTGCTCGACAGCGCCAGTTTCATCCTGGTGGTGCGCGCCGATGTACCGGCCGAAACCCTGCGCAGCCGCTTCGGCCAGCAGAGCAAGGTCGGTTCGGTGGAGCACATCCGCGACCTGGTCAACCTGCAACTGCCCGGCATCGGCCTGTTGCCGTTGCCGGTGGCGCCACGGCAGCTTCCCTACCACGCCGGTTCCACCTATTACGAACTCGACCGGGGCAGCGAGCACTGGCAGCAACTGAGCAACTCTGGCGGCTTTGCATTCCACATCGCCGGCCAGTTCCCAGGGCTGAACCTGGCTTTCTGGGCGATCCGAGGATAA